A region from the Pontibacillus yanchengensis genome encodes:
- a CDS encoding aspartyl-phosphate phosphatase Spo0E family protein — protein MFKEVQIKIIIPLSNKDYKKRLGEHVKAKVMECVVSDVSKGSIYFCELTEGSVFYPSLDKGDIVPIETQGDEGLPVIPFSEIQNKDTLIEQIKQSNEHSENQQKRILEFQIKELRTKMYKLAEEYGNSDDKVVQTSQNLDTVLNYYQAIV, from the coding sequence ATGTTTAAAGAAGTACAAATCAAGATTATCATCCCTTTATCCAATAAAGATTATAAAAAAAGACTAGGTGAACATGTTAAAGCGAAGGTTATGGAATGTGTCGTATCAGATGTTTCGAAAGGTTCTATATATTTTTGTGAACTAACAGAAGGTTCCGTTTTTTATCCATCCTTAGATAAGGGAGATATAGTTCCTATTGAAACTCAAGGTGATGAAGGGCTCCCTGTTATTCCTTTTTCTGAAATCCAAAATAAAGATACGTTAATAGAACAAATTAAACAAAGTAATGAACATAGTGAAAACCAGCAAAAAAGAATTCTAGAATTCCAAATAAAAGAGTTAAGAACCAAAATGTACAAACTTGCTGAGGAGTATGGTAATTCGGACGACAAAGTTGTACAAACATCTCAAAACTTAGATACGGTATTAAACTACTATCAAGCAATTGTTTAA